DNA sequence from the Bombus huntii isolate Logan2020A chromosome 16, iyBomHunt1.1, whole genome shotgun sequence genome:
AGCCAGAAAGGATTGAACCATTAAAGTCTTCAATGACAACAAGAGATAGTAATATAAAGAGAACTTTTTCACGGAGTGAAAACACGAAGggtaaatattctaatattattgATGATACAGTAATTCCATCAGCAAGAAATGATATGGAAGATCCTTCAATGTGCGAGGATGCACTTGAGAAATTTACTCCTCTTATGAATTTCACGATGGACATCAATTCTACTTATACGCAGAAGATGATGGACGCTACCGCAATTGTAGAACCTTTATCACCaataaaatcaaacgaaaCGGTAGTAATTAATAAGAACTTGGCTAGTAGTAtaggaaaaaataatgaacCTAAATTTGCATCACGGTCGCCAATAACTCTGCAGGAGGAGGTTCAGCAGCTGAATCAAGCGATTGGACTCACCGAGTTCGAAGAATTATTCGCAGAAGATGAGCCATCCCGTGAAAGGGAAATGTCTAATAGAAACATGACGAAACAGGACattcaaaatgaaatgaagaaaaatgtgCCCGTAAGAAGGAGAATCGAGGcctttgaaaaagaaaaaatttcagaaaaagcCATTGTTCAAAAACTGGCACGAAGATCTGtcgaaaaagcaaaaaaaatcTTATTAGCGAAACAAAAGAAGGAGACTCAGATGATGACATCGCAGGTAACATTACAAACAGTATCAAAGTATTCTTCTGTTATAAAAACACAAGCTATTattcattcgatattttatccaAAATATAGCTCCAAACAGCAAGGTCCACTTCTGTTTTGCACAGTAAACCTGACGACGACACATCGGACGATGAAGCCAGACCAAGGCGTACAATTCCACATTAGGCGCAATGTAAGTGTTGTTTTACTTAATGAGttaataaacattataatGCATGGAGTActcgaatttttatcaattttagcGTACATACGCGAAAATGAACTTGCAATGCAACGATAAATTCCGAAGAAAGCAGTCTATAAATTCTTTGATAGAAGAATGTGCACACCAGATTTAactgaaatgtttgaaaatatagataGGAGTAGATTACAACGCACGTCCAGTGCAATATGGAAGACACCACCGCGTTATTCCATGATGGAAAACGAATAGAagttataatttgttaaactGAATGTTGTTGATTTCAAATTGTGCCTAACCCGTCTCCTCTGTGCTAAATATCGTTCACGTGTATAATCAAAGTTGCATAAAACCGCGTACAATTGCATCAGggaatttctaataattttctcGTCTCGCAGGACGAAAACAGGCTCACGAATGATCCCTCTGTCCTGGCTATCGAATGTACCGCAAGCACGTAGTTTCAAGTGTCCGTTCTCTAGAAAATGCGAAGCAATTTATACTAGCAAGACACGCGTCACATATGCGCTAAATCATCTCGAGTTGCTACTTCACCCCACTGAAACAGTCTTCGAGCTCAAGGGACTAAGAGGATAAAACTTCTACCTTTTAGAAGGAATGGAGTTAACTTGAGGATATTTATAGTCGtaattatatattgttatCCCACAATACTGAACTTGTTCTGGATTGATGCTCTCTCGCACAACTACTactctcacacacacacacacacacacacacactctctctctctctctctctctctctctctctctcatccATTACCCATCGCACGTTTTTCTCATTCACCCAGCATTTGCGCCCATTTACGAAATCGCTATTGAGAGCTTTAGcgctgcaagaaatatggatACACTGTACACAAAGACGCGGAAAGGCGGAAACCATAATCTGCACCGATTGACAACAATCGTAGCCATCCGAAAAAGGAAAGTCTGGTCCGGCAATAAACAGAGCAGAGAAGAATTTCACGATATTCTCTGGAAAGCTGGCTTGGCCATGCAACGCATCAATTgcataattatattttaaattttctcacGGCATCCAGTATTCATTTCTCCCAAAAATCGTAATAATACATCTATTACCCATGTCCATAACGTTTTTAATAATCGAGCGTTTCATTAACATCTTGCCTTACGATTTAAGTTGTAATAGCGCGTGCCATAAGCAACAACATGGTCGGTCACACGTCGAGCCATTTCACGGTTTGGCTGAGCGCTCGAAGTTGTGCAATGTAcatctaattttattttgcaagaTATCTCATAAATAATTACTACCAATTGACCATTGaacaagaaatatttattaccttgaagtaaataataaatcaacACAACATCGACGTACCACGTCTCTCACACGATACTGTAGCTTAAGGGGTGACGCGATTACGTCCGAAGGGTCATTAAACGACGTGTGCTGGTTTAATCGATCAAGAACCTGATCGCTCGAGAACCTCGTATTCAGATATCGTTGTGTGTGTACTTCGGGCACATGAAAGAGCATGAGTGATATTTAAAAAGCATgctatttaaattttcttgcTTTCGGTGAAAATCAATCACTAAACACATTTTCGGAATTGAGGTGTCTTGCTAGAGTCTCGGTCGAGTAGAACAAGACTAGAAACAATCGTTTGAGTTTTCAAACAGTACgcatttcttattattatcttatttctTGTTAGTCAGAAGAGCGCAGAATCGTTCCGACAGTCTTACAGTTTGGACAATCAGAACTTCTTCGAGCGTATTCATTCGTTGCGTATCTGTGTATCGGACGGGTAATCATTGCATCGTTACGTTTCAAAATATGATCCAAAGATAGAGAACGAACCGATCGGTCTTTTGTCGGTTTTTCGTCGTTGCATCAAAGGCCTGTACATGACTGAAGGCTGACGCGATGTAATCCAGCCAAATTATTCTCAGAAAAGGCCAACttcgatattaaattttctataagtATAGAAATCATGTTCAGGAACAAATACTACATGTTTGCCATTCGAGATTTCTTGTATGGACTTTGTAAACAATCTACAAAAATGTCGATATTCGCACAAAATCGCACTACTTTCAATTGTCAATAATTCGCGTACAGTTGAGAATGCGACGTTGAAACTTTGTGAAAATGTAGTTTTTGCCTTTCTGAAAAGGTATACAAAACTTCATCTTTATTAGCTTTATGCAAAGAGTTATTTTCGCTTACAAAAGTCAACAAGAATCATCTATCGATGGTTACAAAATCAGAAACGTTGTATATTTTTAGGTTTATTCTTGTTTTTATTTCTAGGGACAGATTAGACATATACCAGTTTGTGATTTAGCTTTAAAAACCTAGAATCTCTGTTGTATAGAAATAATCCAAGAAGAACACTGTATGCGGTAAGTTAAAcaaataagaataatatttaagtAAAATTACGCTCTCTGTTAGTTATATTATAGCCACTATAATTTAGTTGTGttgtatatttgttatatattcttCATACTATTATAGTTCCTCTTCCTTCGAAAAATAATCCGCTAGTTCCTCTCTCGTGTCTAGCAATCTAGTTCTTGTTTGTCGTATAACTCTTCTGAAGAGAAACAGTGAacctattttattatttgctgCTCTCCAATTTCCAGACGTCACAATACCTGCTTTTTCAAAAGCAAACGTTCCCTCTCACATGTACAGTGCGGTTGAATTATGTCCTCGTCGCAAGAAATTGTGTAACAGAATAACTGTTAAGCACAATACGGGATGCTTCTTCTTTAACAATAGCAGAGGTTTCCTCAGCACATTGACGAGGCTACGCCGAATACATTTTCAACTACCCTGCGGGCTCTACGAAGTCTGTAGTTAAAAATTCTTTGTATTGTTCCCTTGGTATGGCAACTGGGATAAACTTTCGTAAGATTTTCGGACATAGCAGAGGCTTCACCCCCAAGAAGAAAAATGGcagtttcttttctcttccaCTTAAACCAGCAAACGAGTGATTCAAACAGTTTTCTTGTCTTAGCGTATGCAACTCGATACTTACAAGTACCCCACAGTTTGGGTAACAAAAATTCTTCCTTGATAACCCATGTGCACGAACATGACGTCATAATTAGCGTCAACTATAGGAGAAATCGCAAAGGACACTGTAGAATCACGTGCTTGCCACTAGGATCTCCGATACAATGTAGAAAGTTACACTCAGTGTCAAAATCTCTAGCTGCTCTTAGCCATTCTTCTTGTGCTTTCAGAATCTGCAACGAAACGTGtactaaatttttatatttttagtttaatttcttgttttacgataaaaaaaCAGTAACAATATCTTTGTTTGGACGTAGGTGAATGAAACAACACCAAATGAGGATACGGAAAGCCAGAAGCTACAGCACAAAGTATGGAAATGAAATCTCCACCAGCATCGAGAGAAGAATGGCGACAGACGATTAGCGCTTCGATAAAGCTTTCGAGATGTTGACAAACTCCGTATTACTGCTCTCCGCGAGCGCGAGATACCTTCGACACTTAGAGTGCCTCGTTCCTGCCTTTATGATcataaacattaaaaatgtCACAGTTGATCTTGATAGAATGATGATTCAGCCTGCAAGATCACCGCAGCTCGTTCCACTGGATCTTTTTCATCAGGTAACATTATTCGTGTACTTTTTGTATTGTAAAGAACGTATATTCGTAACAGTCAGGAAAAAAAACTATACAGATACTTGAACACATATGGACTCAAAATTCATCGACATTAGTTCACGCTTCTGTGATTCGGCGAGTAACGTTCTGTTTACGACAAGATAAACGATAATTTCTGTAATTTCCGCATTAACACATTCGCGGCCGCTTTGGGAACTGTAGCGTCTAGGCCTTTCCAATGAAATGCCCCTCTGTGAGCCATTGTGCAGGGAAATTCATACATCTCCTATAACcacaaacgaatttatctacaTCAATGGCATGTAAAGGAAGAGTTGGTACTAGTTGCCAATGGTTTCAAATACTTTAGGAGCagatattgttattattttcaagtatttttcttttgaaaCACGGCcaggaatttatttttacctaTTTTGCCAATATCACAATatgttattataatatctatgTAAGTAAATGAAATAGTTATAATTCCgggaataaaatttgaaaataaacatgataaataaatatatgtaaagtataataataataacaacgtTGAAAATAAGGAATATTTTTTTGGGAACCATAGCTTAGATTAAGGATTTACCTAAAGGACAGATCCCACGATCATATGGAAACTATAGTTTTCATGTTAAAAAATGTGCTAAAAAACATTTCctattattaaatatctattggaatatttataatgaTATGTCGATACTAAAGGcataaaatgagaaaaaatagTTTCTTCAGTTCAACGCCCGTCAATGACAGcattaattaatcagtatcttTCATACTACTGTTAAAGttaattttttcgaaaacgaaGCTACAAGAAAAAAtcgtttttgtatatttttggtTTATCTTTTCATAAGGAATCTACCCGTGCCCGTTTGTACTACTTGTACTACCCTGTAActgaaatatacatatatgtcggagaagaGTCAGGAACAGGCTTGTGGGCGTTTGATAGATCTCCCTTGGAGTTGGCCATCGTTGTGTAATAACGAAGACGCGGCCTGATGCTACGAGTAGGGACACTACTGACTCGACAATCAACAGCGGTGATGGGGCACTTGCGATGTGAGCGACGGTGGCCTTAGGTCCggtaacgaatccgcggtcaacgggaggAGAGATAGACTGACACTGACTCGAAAGTGTACTACTCGCGGATCAAGCGGTGTTGGTCccttcgtcgatgagatctcCCGAAGGAATGAATGTTCGTCCCAACGTCACCACCGAGACTACCTCTGGTAGTGTATCTAGGTACGCCAGCTCCTAGGTACGCAAAAGCTGCCTGCCACATCTGGTATTCATTGTCCGAAGGGACCGTTGAAATGTTTTACTGTCAAGTACCTCTATGGGTGTTTCTTTTAATGAGGGTCATACTGTAACTCCGCGTCTTTGTTGGACGGAAcgcccgtcccgttgaccgcggctacgttcggcgactggtgGTCGCTTTAagcccaagtttattatcacaaatcggAAACAAGTACAATTGGGCAGGATGacggcaaattgtttaattacgactgtaaactttaattgtaattttacggattttcccgaagttccagagggaCGGCTCCGGCGTCCTTTCGTCTCcgatatatatgtaatattatttacatattatacgtatacgaAATTAATATTAGCACATAAACACGTGATGCATATGGAGAGTTTTGATTTACATACACACACCGTGCATTTATTTACAGATTACACCTGGAGCATAAAACATCACGTTTATGATGGCAGTTAATTTTTTACAgttattttgtacatttttggtTTTGGACAGTCTCCGCTTGAGTGATTGTTTAAGAATATGTCACAGTAAAATAAGAGTTTCCCAACGTTtaaatctttttaaacgaTTGCGTTCTGTTTAGAAAACattagtaaatatttaaatgatgcAAAAactatttattgttttttctGTTGAATTTGTACAACATTGTACAATTGTTATGGTATAGAGCGGCACACGGATACTTTTTCAACTGCTTGTATGCGTTTATAATTTGTAAGtattttgtgtgtgtgtgtttttttttGCAGCTCTATGTAGGAAAGGAGAATACAAGAAAAATGGTTAAAATGTATCGTTGGCCACCGACGAGCAGTGGAGTATTATCTCAAACACGGTAAAAAACATTTtccgaataaaaattattttttcattttattcggTTTGGACGTATATTTGTAGTTTCGTCGATGCGGAATAATCAATAAAgcttattttttaatcgtatTTATAAGTTAATTATTGGGGGTATAATGCAAAAtctgatttttatttgaaatcatacgacttcttttttcgcgtagaatcgccccctttccgcttgtaccaccagttaccaaccaccttgTATATATGTGCCCGTAattcaatatacatatatatatatatatattactaaaGTACCGAAGAAATATTCGCGCCACACAAATCGTCACTGCATTGAATCTGCAATTGCCTGAATCGTACGAATCAAACGTCTCTACTCTCTATAGGTACACGTGCATTTACACATGAATGCTGTTTGGCTCTTGCTAATACTTCTTTAACGAGTACTTTATCGAGTGACTGTCGTTTACGAGTAGAGGACGCCAAAATCAATATCGAATTTCTACGTCGGTATGGTAGTCACGTTGAGCCACAGAGGACCATAAGGTAATTTGTCTATACGTATAGCTCGTCTGTGCTATGTGTCGCACAACCGGTACCAAATACCTGCAATACCGATGATTTTATcattaacaaaataaaatgctCTGCCTTAGATTTCGAATTATACGTAGAAGTACGTTTGGTATCATATACAGCCGGTGGTCAAAGACGAATGGTggataatgaaaatatatatcaatgaagtttcgttaaatataGCTAGTTTACAAAAAGTtgtgaatattaatttcaatagttTACCAAATAATCTATATGTAGTATAAGAGCAcacaataaataaaactaaagaATATAACATCAGTACCAATTCGATTAAACTTTATTCATATCGACTTCCACTTACTTTTGTCTCCGACTGTATGTCGCGTGAATCTGTCGATGTGTTACCTCCTCATGAATTTTAATGCAACTTTCTTCAATATCTTCATAGTGGTGTATAAACAAtggaaaaaataatacaaatttctgcCACTGAATTCCAAATGGAAAGAGGTAGGCAGGATTAGGATGCTTCAAAGGTGGCGGTATAAACGGACGATCTAAAACAAAGATTgcatgtataaaatatacaaaaaaagtACATATATCGTACCAATGTAGTTTTATGTATAAAGCAAAAACCAAGACCGGACACCCGTTATACATGTAGGAAGAAGTTGTtcggaatagaactattcgacAAGTTCATTTTATCTTTAATGTAAGCATACTAATGTAAGCGTTGACAAACACGTTTGTACAGAGGTAGAGTTATATacgtaaaaaatatgtttggTAAATGTATGTCAGTCATGTACGCGCTGAAAAATTCATCAAAATCGGTTAACGTTGCTACGCGAGCTACAAACGGttaaaaatgatgaaaatCGCAGTTTGCCACGATTTTTCGCCTATAACTGTAATAAATCTAAAGATTTTTACGCCTTTCGACGCATGCCGCTTGTTTCTGCATCAACCGATTTCCATAAAATTTTCAGTATCTATATAACTCACATAAATCTCTACAGTACGTATagtttaaattttcattacaggCTCTGATAAAAAAGTTGTACAAACTCTAGTACTTCTTCATCTAGTAAACTAATCCTTTTAATTTGTGAAAAAAGCTCAAGTTTTCTAGTCTTGTCGAGTCTCACACACGCCGGATAACGTTATTTTGAacttttgttattattttttaacaaagcATTTTTGAGCCTACGTTTGTATGATAcctttttctcattttcatgCGTAGAATACACTggcaaaattatttattatttatgataaaaatttttttaattaggaTGTTTGGTGATTGAATGCGCGTGCAAGCTAGTTTTCAGCTGGtagaataataattgaaaaacgaacaaaaatgtttttgaaatgttgaaaaacgtaaatttattattgttatattaatatttataaattttaatttacaaaattaatgtttttCTTAAACTATATAACATGTAGAAGttttaatttaacaaaaaatagtttaaattaaaataataattttgtcgaattatagatgttttttataaaatttttttgaaatttaatattatattaaataacttaaaaaaaaattatgtttttttaaattaaataatattaaatttattttggaacttattattataaatttaattttattgatattagttattttattaaataataatatttattttttaacttttctaATTGGATTAGAATAttgaatttcaattattttattttatttaatttcaattgatTCAAATagatgaatttatttaatttatttaatttattctgtatgtGAAGGAGTTATAGGTTTATCTTTGTTGGGTGgaataaattatgaatatgatcatcaaaaaattaatattttaaatttaatttagcaatgaatgaaattttaattgtaataattttaatttttttaataaaatttatagatttctatattttaggaaatttaatatttttaatgagattaaattttttaataaatataagttgaataaaatgaataaatttaattggaggtttaggaaataattattattcaaattatttaattttaataatatcttgAGTATTtggtataatttttttaaatttaaaggaatataaaaaaaattgtttatttttgaatttaattttaatatttttatattaattaattttatatgtacggatttattaacattttattttatatatgagtctagattattattaattttttatataattatagaatGAGGTTATTCAGAAGATCGAGTTTTATCTGcttttcatttaatattttatacctTAGTTTTTTCTAtacctatattatatttaatttttaaattaataaattatagaggTAGAAATAGTTTTTTTATATTAGAAgtattaataattagatttgataaatttggttttatttatttattaatatcatttttagtTAAAGttccaatatatatatttcatggaTGATTAATTAAAGCTCATGTTGAAGCTCCATTTTTTAGATCAATAATTTTAGCTTCAGTTATATTAAAACTAGGAAGATATGgtatattacgttttataatagtatttaaaataatgtttaagttaataaaatcatatttattaataattaatttattaggtatattaattttaagattaatttgtttatttgaagtggatataaaattaattattgctTTATCTTCAGTTGTTCATATAAGAATTATATCTTTAGGTTTTTTGATTGGTAAAAAGTAGGAATTTTAGGaagattattaataataatttctcatGGATTAGTATCACctggtttattttatttagttaatataatttatgtacAAACTAGAAGTCGAATTATCTTTATCAATAAaggtataataaatttaataccttcaataacaataatatgatttttaatatgcatttataattctttaaatatagtaagtgaaatttttttattaataaaattaattagttgatgtaaatatttatttatatttttattaatttatggtttaattcgatttatttattcatttagaTTTATTCAATATGgaaagattttttcttttaaaataagtttaataaataggaggctaataaattatttaactttaattttacatttattacctgtaaatatttttatttttaaactatttttttatttaaacagattaagtaaaaaatattgaattgtGATTTCagtgatatattaaaatattttaaattattatgaaaataatagttTCTGGAGTtattttgataattataagttttatttttatattttttagattttatattttatttgttaataaattatatatttatgaatgaataatttataatttgaattctataaaagtaaatttaatttttgttaaggaaattcgaggatttggtaatacaaataattgactatatttcacacacaacagctatacatccatattacactctgaagaacgtcttgcacgcacgcttgtcgccaaccgactatccagaATCTTTTAacggcagtcttttgtctcaactaagacctggacgccctctgacccttacacacacactctcatgtacagtgtaaatgtatcacttccctaacacgcctccttacatttatactgtacacttaattttatttacatacttgtcgaattaacaaaatatttaccatttatcgctttatttacatttctcttgttttacattcatccatgacctaaacctttcaaatttctctctacacagtgccttcgtaaaaatatccgcagtgttttcttctgtacttacttttattatgtttatcttattttccttttcgtactcgtgaacgtagtggtaatgaacttcgatgtgtttagaattttttgtaaaagttccgtattttgctatactcattactctagagttatcctcatagatttttacagggttatcgtctacatttacatcgaagattttcattagttctctgatagtcattacttcgctcaccgcttccgatagagctacatactctgcatgcgtcgaggcttttgtcacacacctttgttttttagacttccatccaattacatttccatacaatctaattacatacccagaagtcgatttcctatctatatgatctcctgcccaatcagcgtccacataacaatctatcgtttcgcacttttcatttcttttataatgtagccctaaatctctagtccggtacaaatatttcaatattcgcaaggcatatttaaaatgtgtctcgttacaacaatcttgaaatctactcagataattcacactataacttatatcgggtctggtatttacactaatatacagcaatgcgccaattaaattcttgtatccaatgtcctctctatttatctcagcttttccaatttttaagttggtctccataggtgtacagtacaatttgctattatgtaatttatatttgtttgctaatgattctatgtatttcttttggcttaatctcatttcattttttaaataatcatactctatatttattccaagatattcttttacttcacctaaatctttcatttcaaatttatcagttaataatttttttacactttgtatcttccctttgtttttactacaaatcaacaaatcgtctacgtatattaacaaataaacaacattttcttcctctccataagtatataggcacagctCTATATTGTTCTTCTTAAAACCTAACCTCGTCACAtacttatcaaaacactcataccagtccttcggactttcttttaacccataaagcgctttcgataatttacaaactctattcgttccgtccgcatatccctttggttgatttacatatacctccgaggttacttcaccatttaaaaaggcagtttctacatccatttgctcaattattaatccattttgacaacaatatgatagcaatatcttaaaggtctgattactcgccactggagaatatatgtcatcggctacgtttctttgttgaaatccccttaccactaacctagccttatacctgtcctctgattttttcgtgtaaacccattttacatctaatacttctttgccttttaccctttctaccaatttccaagttttattcttatagagacattctatttccttatccatagcctgtttcgatatcta
Encoded proteins:
- the LOC126874769 gene encoding uncharacterized protein LOC126874769 produces the protein MRQNLIAYTIRKRGGRPKKKESVRSSSDEKNTKGPTKHSKTKKNVLSETISKEDAIQPERIEPLKSSMTTRDIIPSARNDMEDPSMCEDALEKFTPLMNFTMDINSTYTQKMMDATAIVEPLSPIKSNETEEVQQLNQAIGLTEFEELFAEDEPSREREMSNRNMTKQDIQNEMKKNVPVRRRIEAFEKEKISEKAIVQKLARRSVEKAKKILLAKQKKETQMMTSQLQTARSTSVLHSKPDDDTSDDEARPRRTIPH